From the genome of Ostrinia nubilalis chromosome 1, ilOstNubi1.1, whole genome shotgun sequence:
AGTATTCTTATCAAAGAAAACATAGAATTAGAcattttcaaaatttccaaCAACCCGCTGCTAAGACATTTGCCCGTTGAAGGATTCAACTGCTCAGCTGAGCAGTTCAACATTTACTTGTTCGACGCATCAAACTGCGGTCTTGAAGAAGTTTATGATGACTCACTGAAGACATTCACTGCACTCTCTGTGATCAATCTTTCTGGAAATAACATCAAGTCCTTGAACAACAAAGTATTCTCTGTCTGCCCCAAGCTGGTGGAAGTCAACCTCGCCGACAACATGCTAACGACTTTGGATATCAAAGTGTTCGAGAAGAATAATGAACTCGGTAAACTGTACTTGCGAGGTAATCCACTGAAGGTCTTATCTGCGGAAGTGTTTATTCATACACCACTGCTGACCTGGCTCGATATAAGTAACACCGAATTAACATCATTATGGAAAACTAACAAGAATCACCCTGAGACGCTACTTAGCAACTTGACGTTCTTGAACGCGTCCCAGAACCACATCACTGAAATCAAACAGAATCAGCTCGATACGTTGAACCGTCTCAGGTCTCTTGATATCAGCAACAACCCGTTAGTATGTAACCGCGAATTTGAAAACCTCATGACCTGGTTGAGCAAACGTTTGGTGTCACCAGACTCCAACACCGCGCGCATCGCCAACTTGGCGACAGACGCGAAAGAGGACGATGAGCCTTACAGCTGGGAGTTCCTCACTCTCAAAACGTGCGGCAAAGCCACAGTGCACCCGGTGGAGCCCCTGCCCGCCGTCTCCGATGAGGAGATTTGGGAGAGAATCGATGAGGACCGCGAGGGCAACTTTGATTTGAAAAACACGCTGGACGATGGCAAGGTTGCCGACACTAAAGTGTACGGTGACGACGGTAAGGTCGCATCAAAGATAGATGACCCAGTAGCCAACGATGTTGACGACGCAGATGACGAGGGCGACGACGAGGACGAGGATGACGAGGAGGAGGACGACGACGACGCGTCCGAGGACTACGACGACGGTGACGATGACGTCGACCTGAAAGTCAAACTCCTCGAGACGACGACCAGAAAACAGCCGCCTCCAACCGAGTCTTCTGACAAGGAAATCGGTGTCAAGATGGCCATAAACCTGCTCGAGAACGACAGCAACTACGACGACTTAGAGCGCGAGGTGTACGTCGGCGCCTCGGTGGAGGAGGAGCACGGCCACTACGACTACTTGTGGCCGATCCTGATCGCCGTGCTGggcgcgctgctgctgctgatcGTGATCGCCAAGGTGGTGATGGTGGTGTGCAGCAGGAAGAGCAAGCAAGTGAGATACAACAGTGCCATAATCGCCGCCATGAGCCACCCGGGCCGCACGAAGAAGGACTGCGGGCTGGTGTACCAGCAGCTGTCGGAGGACCTGACGGGCCCCGCCACGCCCAAGCTCAGCCGCTACCAGCCGCTGCCCGCCGTCACCGTGGCCTCGAACATGTCCTACGAGAGCAGTCCCTTCCACCACAACAACATCGTCCCCGAGGCGGTGTGAGTCGCGCACAAACTGTAGGCCCACGCTCCTACACAAGCAGTAAGTGATACTAGACAGCGCTAGTCACGATACTGAACCCATTTCATAGTACAGTGCCTTCTAACGAACCATTTCGAACAACTACGACCAATGTTTTGTATCTAGCGCGTCTTGATTATAAAGTAACAAAATGAAGTCAAATTAcaacaaattaatttaagatatacatattatatattatacaaattagttgataggtttattttatgtacttaaaattttaaaaattaaacatcTAAATTGTCGTTTTAATTAACCGCCTATAACCAAAATTATCTACTGTAATAATAATGTCGATGGATTATTTAAATTGGAAAGTATTCAtggtgttttttaaataaaactgtcactaaaaatataacaattttattacaagTTAAAATGTCAACATCTTTCACTACATTGAGCCATACATTATTCTTAATACCAATACCTATACACAGAgtaaatgtgtaaaaaatatacaaGAACATTGTACacctattaaaattaataaacagtCAAGgattcttccaaaatggtagatAAGTCTTCTTCGGACTGCGGGAGAGGAGTCAGCTGCAACAGCCTTTGCTGGAATAAAAGAGACGACAGTTCATGCATCGTGGAAACATAATCATGCTAGACACAGAcaacttattaattttaaatacctatgtGCTAATTTGCGCTTGTTCCCAACGAGTCGCACCAAAAAAAGTAACACTGTAACTCGTTGGGAAAAAATTCCTATCCAGTCACACTGCCgccggtccgccccgggtgccaagcatcagggggtgacacaagtctcacagattagtactcactggcgcatctgcatggcaagactgcggtctatgtcatgatacggggggaaggggggggggggggggggtgattatctttcaatcttcgcatcggtaggtaaccccaaaatcctggggggtaccaggtacagggggtgccttaggacttatgacggggggtggGGGTTAACGCCCGCCCGCCGCCACTGACATTAAGTACCTTTAATATCAGGATGTGAGAGATTTCATTATAAAGAAACAATGTacctacaaaatacattaaaatcaaattatttaagtaATCTAAAGGTTACAATAAGAAAATACAGGTTAACGAGTAACAGTAAGGGTGTGATTGGATGGGTTTTTTTCCCGCGTTTAACAGTGTTACTCCTTTGGATgtgtgactcgttgggaacaAGCGGCACCTTCGCACCTTTTTGTATTCGGTAGGATGTTAACACGTTAGTGCTTTTAGTGCCACACTTACATAATCAAAGAATTAATGAAATTACTCAATGATTGTAGGTATTAATAAAATGCACAAATCTTGTATGCATAATCAAACAAGCATAACACAATGTTATACAAGGACGTAAAAACAgcattgtgttatttttagcgataaaaagaataaatatttttttattatgccaTTTCTGTCGATAACTTGACTTGTTTAACTGATTTTGATCCTTTTTCTTTTACATGATTATACTTGTAGATTGTTCGCCAAACCTTGTCAAACTGGAACATTTGaacaacaatattattgttttgtttcttttcgatgagaaaaagtaaaattatttagtagAAAGAATGCCTTATGGTATTAAGTTTAACTTTTGTACCTTATTTGAATGGTATCGTAAGATTTAatataacttaaataaataaattaattaggtgAAGACACCTTCGGCCTGATGATCATTTTGCATTAGGTGAGATgcaggtagggttgccaggtgacATGATTGGCTTTAtacggacttgtccggccaaatattctcttgtccggcctgtcccgCTTCTGTTAGGCTTTTTAAAAGTGGCTGCTGCTTCAGTCGAAAGTGCTGCGCCagtcataaataatatcgaaCACACAAGCGCGTATCAGGATGTTAGGCTACCGATTCACCGATTCGAAGATAAGATGTACTGTCTACCGACtgtccggccaaattaagcaccgagtccggcttttgtgtttgtggacctggcaaccctacatgCAGGTCAAGATCCTTAAGAATCAGCTGGGACATTCTCTTTTtcgaaatttaattttaataaaagttgcAACAAACCTGTGGCAGTGCTCCTTTGACTAGACTAGGGATGTCTTCCTTCGTGTATCCCAATTCAGCCAGTCCGTTCTCGATCTTCATCTTTTGCATGTACTTGAGTATGGTATCAGCCAGTACAGCGCCGGCGTCGGCTTTCTTTTTACCAGTGATGTCGGCACCAAGCAGGTTGGCTGCTTCTAGATGCTTCTCTGGATCGCTAGCGGCGGTGAAGCGGAAGACAGCGGGGGCAGTCATCACGACCGATAGCCCGTGGGGTATCATCGGATCCTTTCTGAAAGGAATTAAAACTTTAGTAAgtattatactcgtaaatgcAAGAACAGCTACTGTTATATTTTCTGTTAGACTGTCTGTTGTCTCCTAAGCCACAGAACCAGTTGGACAAAATGTACCTTGGAAAAGGATAAGACTTTTGTCGCGTAAGTCCGCGTAACTAAACTAGAAGTAGTAGTTAGGACACGAAAGTTTAAATgcagattataatattatttcttaaCAAAGGGATAAATGAAACCTACTtgtggtaaataatatttatctatGTTCAAGTCACGTGGTAAGAAGGTGTATTTTCAAGTCTGAAGTGGTGGTAAGGCAAGCAATATTTGGGGCCTGGGTAAGCGCCCTaaaaagggcctaagtactgaataataTCTTTGAATtcacgggttcgaatcccgatTGGCATAACTATTCCCCTTCGgaaaataaaatactgaaaaaTGTGGCTTGATGCCTCAATGGTACATACCCGTAGTCCTTAGGCACAAATGTCTTAGCGTTCCCAGCGATGGGATACGCGAGCCCATGGCACAGATGCACGCCGGCGTTACCGATGCCCACGCCTGCCATGGTCGCTGCCAGATGCATGAACGAGCGTGCGTCCAAGTCATCAGCATTGTATACAGACTGGCTGAAGTACTTTTGGATGACCTATTTGAAAAAACATAATcgatgttatttttaaataagaccACAGATAAGACTTGCAAAAGCGCCACATGTTGACGTCAAAAtacatatagttccaaaatactgaactgtcctatgcatgacattgacagtggggcgccaccgtcaataccggatcgctggttccgattttttccatgttggaaaccatatagttgaacgatggtagcgcccccctgtcattgagtttggtgggacagttcagcgtgggtcatctataaccaGTGTTGGTCAGTGAATTTTGTGAGGCATCCAGACGTTTGCTATTATGCCAGTTTGACCCAAACGTCACTCCTCGGCCAACACCTAACGTTTGTCCCAACGTTGGTGGTATCAATAGACATCGATTGGCGTTGGGACCAACGTCGGAGCCAATGTGTGGGGCCAGCTTTATGTACTTATTATTTTCTGAGTTATGTTCCGTGTGGGCTATCAGACTTTTAGTAAGTGGTGGTGTGATTATTCGGTGTCGATCGCACAGGGTGATCTATGTTCTAAGGATTATAGGGCTCAGCAGGCATTCGCCAAACTAAAGGCTTAACTTCGCAAACATGATATCACGATGAAGTCTGTTGTTTACCACATAATGCGGGGCGGTTACAACTGATAAGGATTTTAAAGTCTACAACTGCTAACTAATGTCTTTGCAGATAAGTGCTAAAGAGTTaattagttacttaaaaaaactaaatgagTTTTCAGTTAAAATAAGCGTACGGAATTAAATTTAGGTATAATTTCATTGCACAAAGAAAGTATTGACCctgtttgaaaaaatcataGAGCTTATCGTTATTTTGTTTCCGTAATAAGATGGATTAactaaaaattgtttaaatGCACATCGATACTATAACTACATATAAATATTCTGAACAGCTAGTCTAGGCCATTAAACTTTTATGTATACGTAAGTTACTTCTTTGGTGGTAAACCCATTACGTACGTTTCACGCGCTTTCTCAATTCACCTTCAGAATATTAATTAGACATCAAACAATACCGAAACGTCAAAAAGGGACAGCCTTGCCACGGTCTCACTGTATGTCAATTGAAGGGACGATAGCCGaacggactggccgactcgttaTCCGAGAAACGCGGGTTCGATGCCGTTCGACTTGACTATagtaaggctgcgtttccaccagagatgtgcgaggatgcgtagcgagggatgtgtttgtaaGAACACGTCATCACTCGTAAcataagcatatttagcttaccacgaggagTTAGCGGGACtatccttaaaaaaatatttaaaaacaaacctGTAAGCAGAACCTGGCCCACACGTCTGAAATGGGATTGCTGCCCTGGTAAGTAGGCCTCAACGCAGGATTGGATGGTGCGGGACCCCTTTCATTGTACGGTATCGCCGTTAAGCTCTCCAAGGCATGGCAGAATACGTCAAAGCCAGAGTAGTTGGCGACTTTTTCGGGCATAGTCATGGAGTGCAGAGGGTCTATAATGGCCAGTATAGGCCGTAAAGCACTGTGGGAGATGCCAGTCTTGGTGTGTATCTCTTCGAAGTCGAATATACAGGTGCCGGTCGTTTCGCTGCCCGTTCCACTTGTGGTTGGTactgaaaacaatattaaagataTGAATTTTATGTAACATTTACTTGTCCCAAATCTTAACTTCGAAAACCCAACTATCTGAAAACGGAGCTTCTAGAAAACCTAGTTTTTAAAACCTTATTAACGTAAACGAAAACCTATCTTTATAAACATATTTGACATCCTAACTTTTCGAAAATCTAACTTCTCGTaagccatttttttttaaacttaacttTTTGAAACCTTACTTATCCCATCTGGCATAAACTCCGCTCAAATCGCATAGTAGTCATTCATTACTTACTTGCTATCATCGGCTGGAGCCTAACGTTGACTGGTTTCCCTTTCCCAATGGGCGCGTTCACGTAGTCCAAGAAATCTGCTTCGGGGTCGCTGTAGTAGAGATTGGCGGCTTTGCAAGTGTCCATAACGGAGCCCCCGCCTATCGCCACGAAACTGTCGAATTTGCCCTTCTTCGCGAAATCCACGGCatctttaaaactaaaaaaaacagttatgtaGAATGGAAGACGCTGATTCTgcaaaatatttgaattaagcctgttcgtttcagccgaaagacgtcgactgctggacaaaggcctctcccaaggatttccacgaagaccgatccagcggccatcagctctacaagctatgtgccccgcccactgctacttgattttagcgattctgcgggctatgtcagtcactctggttctcctacggatctcctcatttctgtttgtggactatgaattAGGTCTACATCACTTcttatacatatatcctataaATCTAAGGTGTTCTTTGCCTCTCTCCTAAAACCACCATTAGCTTACTCGGGACCCCGAGATTTTGTACTCAGGTCTATTCAAGTTCATTTCTTTATTAGATAATAATCGTtgataaaattacaatattataaattgtTTATAACTTACGTAATATTATACAACCTCGACTTCAAACAATATTATCAACATCTTAATCTGCCTCATGAAAAGACTGACACTATGAACTTTAAAATATCTTATCAGTGCTTGGCAAGATTAAGAAGTACCTAAACATTTTAATGGCTAACAAAACAACTTGATACAAGGATACAACAGCAAACTGCTGGAACATGGCTTAGGAAAACTTGTGATTGCTACATGGCATTCTCAGGAGCGATTAATTAAATTTGTAAATTGCGATATGATACCacatggtttttttttttaccacaAACTTAAAACTTATGCGGCCCCCCATCGAGAGATAAATGTTAATCTATGATATAAGTACTAGTAATCTTGTCAAGTCTAGATTAGATGTAAAGTTTTATACGCACCTAGTATCAGTAGGTTCAACTCGTACTTTGTCGTACACTTTATAGTTGACACCATTCTTCGTAAGGGAATTTAAAACTTCTTTGACGGGCTTCAGTGACACGAGATTAGAGTCAGTCATCACACAAACATTTTTGACACCAAAGTTGACCAGGTCCTGACCCACTTCCCGGGTAACTCCTATCCCGTACCTGACGGTGGAGCTTTTGATCTGTAATTAAAAGAGATCTCATGTTAAAAATTACTGCAATTTTGaccttatttcattattattattcaatattaatttaacaatattattttttaaatataaactcACCTCAAACGCATAATCTAAAACTGGTGTTTCATATGATACTTGGAAATTTCCTCTGAATCCATGGGCAGGACATTGACACCTGAAATTACAAAGTTTTTAAAATCCGTAAACTGCAAATGCCTATTTCTGTAGAAAGCAGCAGTAGCAGTGTGTAATTTttcatcttaatttttttatgattagCGCCAAATTACAAAACTTGGCGGCTTTTTGGATGGCACTCGTGCGTGGTATTTACTACCATGCTAATCAAGGGAAAATTACCACGCGAGTCATAAAAAAATTGAGTAAGTATACCTAAACCTAATTTGGCTTGAAATTATGAGCATCCTTAGAAATAGAATAGATAGAAATATTACCGAAATGTTAGTATTGTAAAGTTTTTACTTACGAAACTCTGTCGATCGTCCGAAGCAAGTCGAAAACTCTTTTACGTGAGGCCATGATCAATGTACGAAGTGCGGAATAGGTTTCACTTCTAccagtttgttttattttaattcaaaactATACTAATTGAAGTTATCAAAACTCTTATCACTCATAGATAATATGACCTGagtttaagataaaaataaagtggAAAGTGCGTATCTAGCTACGTGAAGAATCTTCAATGTTTTCTACCTAATGGCGCCCTTATAATTAGTTCCACATCTAACAAAACACTTCAAAATTTTGTAACACAGTCAATAACACTACACGACACAAAACACAACGACACAACGACGATGTAATCAAAAATGAAATGAACCATGGTTGACGAACGAGTGTTTTTGTTTCAATCAGCTGTTCgttttgacattgacagcggtTGTCTTGTCAGTCGGAAGTCCTACGTGTAATTTTAAACCTTGTCTACTTGCAATACGGTCTATTATAAAAATTCCCCATACGGTAAAAGACACGAGCGCCCCATGGCCAtggtcacagaataagtaatagtacaggtacagaaggattactccgcaagacgatttaaataaatgcgagtcttgctacgacgcgataaagtggaattcagctcgcacagcactacgtacctacaattttattcacctacaagttttgtctctttctatcgcgtgcctctgaactcttcttacgctgttagggttgctgtctagtgaaaaaataattaatctacttatatgtcatgaggtacgtatgtaggtttACGTACGTATGTATACTTACGTATGTACGTATGTAGTGtaacgcattcattatggaaaaccatgggagaggcctttgtccagcagtggacatcatttggctgaaacgaacgaacgcattctgagcagtagtcatggtaggtcaggttcctatactatcctaagaattattgattacctacatggccaacatacctttcagcatctttgggaagcgaaaaaaaagataaataaaatccggtagatttcttttcgaatttaaacacccgaacgccgcacaatatttctttctctttatgtccatttttaaataatacttcgatcgtagaattaggtactacaactcaCGCTGCAGCGTCCTGACAGGcacgcgcgtgacactcgactgatataatacccgccggcggggcgcttcgctgtaggtaattatcggatgtaccgcgcggagtgagccaggcctgccatgGTTCAGTCGAAGTGATATTTAGTTCTATGCAATTTTAAGCTTTATGAGTTGGCAATACAGTCTACCTCCTCCTAAAAAAAGAGTTCCAAAAAACGCAAAATCCATATCTGTGGCAAATTCACTCTTTCTCTTATTTTAACAAGGACAGATTCCATGCCACTCCCCAATATATTCTAAAGCCTTTAGactaaagcacaacttttttaaagaagcacttcattctggtcttaaaaacttaattaaatttaaattacctgtaaattaagatttttggttgcattgtagtTTAGTGACAAAATAGTGATGTCACTGGCTAGTATTGCCATActaaatctatgggagtttcgtaaagtattttataCGTCAATTCATTGGTGGTGGCAAATACCTTACCATATATAGGCAGTAAAACACAATGCGATTATTTATCAATGGATTGCATTTCCTAaaagatgtttttttattttattttattggtaggaataaataaaattcaaaagtaaCATCAAAGTGATGTATTAATAAATTCATACAGATTTCCGTTCACATACAATACACAATAGAAAAGACTATTTCAACTACAACTTCATAAAGAATAGTAAAACATCTTACACTCTATTAGCATCATTTGGTTACacaacttttaataagtaacaTACTGACAGGCTAAAATGGCATTAAAATATCTCATCACAATTAGATTTTCAcaatatattaaataataaatatagtaTGCACCAGAAAAGTGATTAAATCTGATAATTTTAGTCACTTTTCTGGTACAAATCAtcctcaaaataataataaattaaggtTTTTCCTACATATCTATCTATATAcgcatattaataaaatatttattcatatttacaTAGCTGTGTCGCAACGTTACACGCAAGTTCATGCATGGCAATAGTGGAAACAGAATAACTGCATTTATCGTGCTATTTTGTTATTTACGGATTTACTTCAACGAATTATAACCATTTGCTTGTAGGTGAGGATATTTAGTAAGAGGTACACTGAAATTGCAAATAGATAGTTGAAACATTTGTTGCAGATAAGTGTGAGCAATATTAAATATTAGCGACTAACACTAATGTATGGCAACGGGCGCAGTATACAGGTAACTTCTTAATGGATTAAAATGTAATTGTAACAGCCTATAAATATAATGGGACCTTTATCCAACTCAATATACATACAACTTAATTATACGGTTGGGAATGTGAAGATTAGCTGAATGAGGGCTACATATCTGTTGGATATAACGATACACATTTATACATATGGTATAATCATCATCACTAAATTATTGTTCGATAATTCCATAAGAAGGAACACTATTGCTATCACTACAAGTATTGCATACGTTATTGGTAGTTTGTCTATTAAACAtggaaaatgttaaaatttatcaTGTAATAACAAGATTCAAAGTTTCTGCATCACAAAGGGGGCCATAGGTCACGCTGGTTTCCGTCTAATTCCGTTGCAGTAATATAAACTCTTTGGTCCAAGACGAAGGAACTAGGAACGAAACAAGTCAAGTTGCCAGTTGAAGATAAAATACAGGCAGTATTTAATTTGATGAATAAGAACGTTTTTTACAATTCCATTTGACTAAAAGCTGGACCATGGCTCCCTTTGAGAATATAAACTCTATAGACAGCATGCACCAACAATCTAAGACACCTCAATATCAACTACGAGAACAAACTAGACAACAAACAGCCACTGGTCCGAGAGTTTGTCGCTGATATATCTTTTCTTTTACTACTGATCACAATACTTTTTGGCAAATCGCTATCTGGCCTATCCATAGACATGCCTACGTCAATGTTTATGGCAACTCTCCTTGtgaatattttaatactttttatttgtCGAGAACATTTTATACTTACTCTTAATATAATTAGGTTAATCAATAATATGCAAAACATTAACACATCCTACACATATTTCTGCTGATGTGACACCTAcattgttttcaatattatgattattttaatgattattttataataatattgttgaaCGTTATagtgattttaatttataattatttacattatggATGTTAAATGTTTTGCAATATTGActtgaattttatttgaaagataCGACTACTTTTCGGGTATTCTTGGATACAGCGagcattaatttattaatacacAGACGAATTTGAATTTATATGAGCAGTTTTCATGTTCGCTGTATACAAAAATCCGAGTTAACACTAATACTTATTTTACAGACATTCTCACAATACATCCCTAACAATGATTAATTCTTCTTTACATAGACGATATTCGTCTCAACAATCCAAATCACGCTCTCATCTTAAAACAGGACATttctaaattttatattttacaattaaCGTCCAATTAGACTTGAATTAGAGATCAGTTAGACAAGGTTACAATTACTATGCTTAATTAGAGAagtttaattttcttaaaataaaaacctgtcgtaataattacatttacataatattgaCGGTCTCAAAAGGTTCTCTGAGAATGctgaattaaaataacaaatgaaaattaaaatataattaaaagagCTTTGGATAGAGTACAGCGTTAAAAAGACCTTACTTTACATACTACACATTCAtgctttttatatattttttttcctttttttttctaagatCAATATTTTTTACGAATTTTGAAAACAATGAGCAAATCTCTAAAAAGCATTTCTAAGAAATGTAATAAAACGTTCAAAATACAAGTAAAAATCCGCGACAGGACGGACTAGCTACTGGCAcaattttacaatattggtgTCATAATAACTTGCAGCCTGCATACTAAAATTCAACACTTCCCCactattttgtttagttttaacAATAGTTCTAATTTATATTCCGAAATGCCAAACACTGTATAcgttatattatttaaattggaATGGAAAATTTTATGAGTATTAAAATTGTTGTATAAAAACAATTATACACTGTTTCATTTTAACTTTTATCGCTATGAATAATGTAAGGCCTAATGATAAGTGCTCTGTAAGATATTTAGCAAGTTTGAATAACTTTATATAACAGTTTTAAATAGCAACAACGTGTGTTGCGTTTGATAACAGGTTTTCTAGTGGGTGTGGTCCTTTTCAAATATTACAGTATTAAACAACTGACCATAGATTATAAACCAATTGCACAGCAAAGCTTCTGTATATGTAATCAACACTCAATTATAAAAACActattataaataagctcatgGCCACTCGAAAGAAAGCCGAAAGCTTTAGGCCAAAAGAATAGAGTAAACATGACAAGTTCTCCATCCTTCTCCAGAAACTATATTGAGATTGATGCAATATTGAACACAGAATCAACCATGTCTAGTGTAATTCAATCCCGTGAAATATTTCAGCATAAGTTACTAATTTCATCATATTTCCCAATTTACAGGCATTTGTAACTCAGTACTAATGACACTGTTACAATCAGTTCAGGCTTACAAACAATTTCTAACTCTTATCCTTATTAAGAAGTAG
Proteins encoded in this window:
- the LOC135087839 gene encoding insulin-like growth factor-binding protein complex acid labile subunit; amino-acid sequence: MGAKSRELFLLLAVCAVSHSLVANKTLKDGETRPATLIDQYEDYTDDQEVLFNEDRPCPRDCICTLYQGYKIAKCNRLEVNTQKFGDDITDLVVENADPAMRIQLTDTIFKKLGLHKIATVKIVNSTIDFVSPSAFHGLSELYAVNLSNNKLKSLHPETFANNKKLLLLTLANNPLKFPEWGSNRYFLNATAVQELDISYCNMKYIAASTFENMPGLMYLNVAGNNLSDMDPDTFKKLLDLEELDLSDNNIKSLPDDIFSENNELATLHIQRNPIESVYGLNISDLLTLNAGQTNIKFVGPSMFNGMKFIANLNLSGNNMEKIHNQAFHKLIELNYLDLSYNNLTFISSILIKENIELDIFKISNNPLLRHLPVEGFNCSAEQFNIYLFDASNCGLEEVYDDSLKTFTALSVINLSGNNIKSLNNKVFSVCPKLVEVNLADNMLTTLDIKVFEKNNELGKLYLRGNPLKVLSAEVFIHTPLLTWLDISNTELTSLWKTNKNHPETLLSNLTFLNASQNHITEIKQNQLDTLNRLRSLDISNNPLVCNREFENLMTWLSKRLVSPDSNTARIANLATDAKEDDEPYSWEFLTLKTCGKATVHPVEPLPAVSDEEIWERIDEDREGNFDLKNTLDDGKVADTKVYGDDGKVASKIDDPVANDVDDADDEGDDEDEDDEEEDDDDASEDYDDGDDDVDLKVKLLETTTRKQPPPTESSDKEIGVKMAINLLENDSNYDDLEREVYVGASVEEEHGHYDYLWPILIAVLGALLLLIVIAKVVMVVCSRKSKQVRYNSAIIAAMSHPGRTKKDCGLVYQQLSEDLTGPATPKLSRYQPLPAVTVASNMSYESSPFHHNNIVPEAV
- the LOC135087864 gene encoding probable hydroxyacid-oxoacid transhydrogenase, mitochondrial, producing the protein MASRKRVFDLLRTIDRVSCQCPAHGFRGNFQVSYETPVLDYAFEIKSSTVRYGIGVTREVGQDLVNFGVKNVCVMTDSNLVSLKPVKEVLNSLTKNGVNYKVYDKVRVEPTDTSFKDAVDFAKKGKFDSFVAIGGGSVMDTCKAANLYYSDPEADFLDYVNAPIGKGKPVNVRLQPMIAIPTTSGTGSETTGTCIFDFEEIHTKTGISHSALRPILAIIDPLHSMTMPEKVANYSGFDVFCHALESLTAIPYNERGPAPSNPALRPTYQGSNPISDVWARFCLQVIQKYFSQSVYNADDLDARSFMHLAATMAGVGIGNAGVHLCHGLAYPIAGNAKTFVPKDYGKDPMIPHGLSVVMTAPAVFRFTAASDPEKHLEAANLLGADITGKKKADAGAVLADTILKYMQKMKIENGLAELGYTKEDIPSLVKGALPQQRLLQLTPLPQSEEDLSTILEESLTVY